The Lolium rigidum isolate FL_2022 chromosome 1, APGP_CSIRO_Lrig_0.1, whole genome shotgun sequence region ttactatagtcatcaataaagcttacataataggCGTGTTTCCCAACAGAAATaggtgcaggaccccatacaACAGAAAAGACTTGCTCAAAAGGAGTAGTAGATCTACTGGTGGAGATGGGATATGGCAACTGGTGACTCTTAGCTAGCTGACAAGAATCACAGATATATGGGGTAATTTCtggggtgtaagctattttattccttctaagaacttgttgaacgaCAAATGAAGACGGATGTCCTAGACGACGGTGCCATGTAGATGATGAAGGCTTTATTGCGATGAAAGCATGCTTGGAGGACGCAGCACAAATAGGCATCAAGGGATAGAGTCCTCCATAGCAGGGGCCTTTAAACAGAATTCGCCGTGTTGCTTGTCCTGGAAGTCAATGAAAACATGATTATCAAGAGTAAATCGGTGAATAGATAATAGATTTTTGGAAGCACTTGGAACATGTAGGATATCACGAAGATTGAAAGAGTTATTAGAGGTGCATAAAACTGAATGACCAATGTTACTAATATGCATACCTGATCCTTCAGCAGTGCGGACACGGTCATGTCCATCATATTTATCATGAGTATGGAGCTTTCTCAGCTCGCTGGTGATGTGGTCGGTGGCGCCAGTGTCATAGTACCAGTTGGTGTCGACTCCAGTAAAGTTGGCACCTTTGTTCCCACGGTCTCCATCACCACAGGGATCATCATCATAGCGCCACCAACAGTCACGGGTTGGGTGCCCATGGATGTCACATATCTGATAGGTGGTGTTGACATAAAGGGTGGGCTGACGGTCACGCCTACCACCACGCCCACCTCCATCGCGCCGGTCTTCATCATTGCGACGACGAGGGCGATCATCATCATATCGGCGCCCTTGAAAACCACCACCATCACGGCGGCCCTGATCATCACGACGGTCGTGGTAGCCGCGGCGATCACGGGACTCCTACCGTCCGCGGTCATCGCCACGGCCACGGTCATCATAGCGTGGGCATTCATCATATTGCTGCTGGCGAGGACGATCATCCTGACGCGGATGCTCAGGTCCACGTGGAGGTGCACCGCCTCGGCGCGCGACGTTAGCCGGCGAAGTGAAGCCTTCATTCGCCTTATGCATGCGATCATACGCCTGCACCTGGCTGAGGAGATCATCAAGAGTGGTGCCGGGGTTGGCGTTGACGGCAGTGCGGAGGGTGTTGTAGTGGATGCCGAGACCCTTGAGAATATACCAGATGAGGTCGTCGGCATCAAGAGGTTTTCCTGCAGCAGCAAGTTCAGATGCAATAGCTTTCATCTTAGCAAAATACTTTTTAGCACCCTGGTCTTGGACGTTGAGGAAACGTGCGCGGTGATGGCAGCCCAGGCTTCAGCCGAGGTCTCAAGGCCAACAACATGTGCGAGCACGTCAGGGGAGAGGGCGTTGAGGATCCAGCGAAGCACTTGTTGATCACGAGAAATCCAGGCAGAGTACTCAGGATTCTCAATGGTGACCTTCTTGTTGTTGGCGTCCTCCGTCTCCAGGGTCTTCTCCGGCGCCTCCTCTTTCCCTTCAACGAGATCAAGGACACGAGCGCCGCGAAGGGCCGGGATGACAAGTGCCTTCCAGATCAGCGCATTGTCGCGCGTGAGCAGCTGCGAGGGTGGAGACCCTAGTGCTGCAGCAAGAACCGtagcggatgaggtcgaggacgaCATGACGACGGTAGGGTTTTTGGAGGTGGCGGCGGTaggggatcagaaaacccgatgcggcggcggcggtcttgATCTTGATCTTGACGTGCGTGTTTGGATGCGGCGGCAGAGTGCGGCGGCAGAGTTTGGTCGTGTCTTGGTCGTAGGCTTGGGTTTGTCTTGATCTTGGAGCGGCGACGAtagcgagcagcggcggcggcggcgcagaggcTAGGGCGGTggcggttttagggttttagatcgTGGGCAACTAGAGCGCGGAAGAggaccgctctgataccatgttaatcgTGGTGGAACGATGCGTACCCCTCTGGGGGCATCGGTTGCGTGTTTATATAGGTGTAGGGAAAAGCCCCCATACGTGGCATACAAGAGGTATACGTGTACGTGTCGGAGTACTACTCCGTACCAGTACACATATGATTACATAGTCTAACACAAGTGAGGTAGTAAATGAGTTCACATTTGCAAGTGTGGTTGCAACTAAATTTTTTCTGCTTGCAAATgaggttgcaactgagtttttatAATTGCAAGTTGACTTACTATTAAAATTTATTTTCACTTGCAAGTGAGATTGCAACTAAGTTTCTGgttgcaagtggggttgcaactgagttttttttaTCTGTAAGTTGGTTTGCATCTGAATTTTTTAGTTGCGAGTGGGTCTAAAACTGGGATTTTTTCAATTGCAAGTTAgggtatgatgtctacgggagcttctattcttgtagacagtgttgggcctccaagagcagaggtttgtagaacagcagcaagtttcccttaagtggattacccaaggtttatcgaactcagggaggaagaggtcaaagatatccctctcatgcaaccctgcaaccacaaagcaagaagtctcttgtgtccccaacacacctaataggtgcactagttcggcgaagagatagtgaaatacaggtggtatgaataagtagtagcaacggcaccagaaaagtgctctgcccaggacagtaaacaagcagtagtaacgcagcagtagtaacgcagcagtagtaacgcagcagaacagtaaacaagcaatagcagtatttaggaacaaggcctagggattagactttcactagtggacactctcaacattgatcacataacagaatagataaatgcatactctacacttttgttggatgatgaacacattgcgtaggattacacgaaccctcaatgccggagttaacaagctccacaataatgctcatattttagtaacctttagtgtaagatagatcaaaagactaaaccaagtactagcatagcatgcacactcgtcaccttcatgcatatgtaggaggaatagatcatatcaatattatcatagcaatagttaacttcataatctacaagagatcatgatcatagcataaaccaagtactaacacggtgcacacactcgtcacctttgcacacgtgcgggaggaataaaactactttaataacacatcactagagtagcacatagataaattgtgatacaaacacattgcaatcataaagagatataaataagcacctcactatgccattcaacagtgaataagtattctgtgaaatctagcctaagagacccacacggtgcacacactcgtcacctttacacacgtgggacaaggagtctccggagatcacataagtaaaactcacttgactagcataatgacatctagattacaagcatcatcatatgaatctcaatcatgtaaggcagctcatgagattattgtattgaagcacataggagagagatgaaccacatagctaccggtacagccccgagcctcgatggagaactactccctcctcatgggagcagcagcggtgatgaagatggcggtggagatggcagcggtgtcgatggagaagccttccgggggcacttccccgctccggcagggtgccggaacagagactcctgtcccccagatcttggcttcgcgatggcggcggctctggaaggtttctgtggttttcgtcgaacgccccgaggtttttaggtcgggggctttatataggcggagaggcggcgcaggagggcttctggggggcccacaccctagggggcgcccccttggccgcgccggggtgtggtgtggtggccctgcccccttctctggcggttctcgggtgttctggatgcttccgggtaaaataggagcctgggcgttgatttcgtccgattccgagaatatttcgttactaggatttctgaaaccaaaaacagcataaaacaggaactggcacttcggcatcttgttaataggttagttccggaaaatgcacgaatatgacataaagtgtgcatataacatgtagataacatcaataatgtggcatggaacacaagaaattatcgatacgtcggagacgtatcagggtacaATTGTNNNNNNNNNNNNNNNNNNNNNNNNNNNNNNNNNNNNNNNNNNNNNNNNNNNNNNNNNNNNNNNNNNNNNNNNNNNNNNNNNNNNNNNNNNNNNNNNNNNNAAAAAAATCCTAGTTGCAAGTGAGGTAGTAAATGAGTTCTCATTTGCAAGTGTGGTTGCAACTAAATTTTTTCTACTTGCAAATgaggttgcaactgagtttttatAATTGCAAGTTGACTTACTATTAAAATTTATTTTCACTTGCAAGTGGGATTGCAACGGTTGCAAGTGtggttgcaactgagtttttttaTCTGTAAGTTGGTTTGCATCTGAATTTTTTAGTTGCGAGTGGGTCTAaaacttggattttttttttctattgcaAGTTAGGGTACAATTTTATTTTTTCTAGTTGTGAGTGGATCTGAAACTAGGGttttttctgttgcgaattcATTTGCAACTGTGAAAAATATGAATTGAATGTGGATTTTGTGTCGTGATTCGTTGTAGATGGAAGTTGCAAGTATGTTGCAGCTATTTTCGATGATTGCAGAATTTTAGCTTCTAGCTATAGAGATATTTCTTTTGAATATTGTAGTAGGGATATAAATGAAGTTTATCATGAGTTTGCTAGGAATAATTTTCTTGATCATGTTGATTAGTTTTGGGATGTTGATCTCCCTAATTTCTTAATACCAATGCTTATAAACAATATAACCGTTTTTGAGAATACATAGAGCTTTCCAAAAAGCTTTCCCTCAAAAAAGGATCGACCAAGCCTAGCCCTCAAACATAAGACACAACAGGTGCACTACCTTGCAAGATCTATGTTTGACACAAAAAACCATAGCACAAAACGGACAAAACAACTAGCCAGCAACGCATCTGTTAGTAAGAAACGCCCTCTACTCGCTAATTCCGAGTGATTCGCGTCCGTCTTAATCTGATTGATGTCACGTTGGATGGTCTTTAGTTTGTTTCTGAAGATCTTGCCATTTCTTTCTCTCCAAATAGACCAGGCCGTGAGCATGACCAAAGTTTTCAGCTGCCTTTTTCCTAAACATTAATGACGAACAAATTATCTTACAAAAAAGTAAGAGCTAACCCAAAGTCATCTGTTTTTTGCTATATCCTCCAGCGGTATCTAGTTACCAAGGTTGATTGTGGGACACAACGTCTGGTGAACTCCGGTGGAAACATAAGATCTCTGGTGTCATGCTATGACGGCGCACGACAACACCGTACCATCGTTGGAAGTGGTGGCTCGAAGCTCGACTTTGAAGATGAAAATCCCAATATCGGCCTGTGATTCGACACATCATTCTGTGGGGATCCCTTTTTGAAGGCTTAGCTAAGAGTCATGTaattcttgtttttctttattttatcATAAGGCCAGTGTTTGTTTGGTGTAGTTATTGTCGTGAGTCATGCAGCCTTGTATGTTTATCCTTTTTTTGCTATTGATTCTGCTTttcaataataaataaataaataacataTGGTTGTGCGCATCAATCCAAACACGGGGGTTACCCTTCTTTAAAGGAAAAGTCACACAACATGAGACCTAGACATAATCCAATAGTCAAGACTCTTCAATGGCGATGTGGCGGAGCTCATTCGAGGTCCAACCTAGTAGGTTCGCCGGACTCGTTAGAATAAGGATAAGACGTCTCTATGTCCGTGGTTCCTAAAATAGAGGCTTGGGGACAAGCCACATCCGAAGGAGGAGGGGATGCCGACCACACCAACACCACTACATAATCCATCACTCGACATCTAAGCGTGCGCTACTTGAGACCCGAGTATCCGACTAGGTCAATGGTGTCCGACCCGACTCGAGCCAATAGGGTGACACACCAACAAAGGGTGATCGAGGCGGATCGAGCGATCACACCGGTTGGTGCACCTAACTCAGTGAACCATGAGCATCGAGAGTATCACGACATATGACAATGGCTTTGGTTAGCTCTTGAATCTTGTACTCCCTTCGTTCAGTTTTAACCGAcgcgaggaagaaaagaaaataaactaCTCATACTTCCAACTAAAGTCAATTAAATATGAATGGAGGAAATAATTGAGACTTTGAGAGTAGAATCCTAACACTGCCTCGTTTCAAATGTACTTCCGCACATCGATCCCCTTTGGCTGAACCATGTTCACAGAACCACGGCATACACCCGCACGTACTCGACACGCCTGTCCGTGCACCGGGTCCATGCAGAACTCCCGTAGCCTCCTCCTCCCCAACTTCTTTCCCGCCACGAGTCCCTTATCCACCAACGGCGAGACCTCCTGGCGCCACGCCCGCCCCGATCGCGCGCGCGCGCTCTCTGCCTGCTACGATGGCCGCCGCCGATGATCTCGCCCGCAGAATCGCAGCCTTCTTCCCTCTCCCCCGGCCTCCTCAGAAGCAGCAGCTCTCCGAAGTAGCCGCCGCCGTCCTAAGCGCGGGTGGCCGCCTCGGCCGCGCCGTGGGCGACGTCTTCCGCCGCCTGCGCATCGACGACAGCCTCGACATCGCCTTCGGGCAGCGGACCCGGAGAATCTCCGGCGCCGGATCTGCCGATGACGCGCGGAGCAAGGGAGGGCTCACGGCCGGGGCGTCGCCCGATCATCCTGCGACCTCCGGGCGTTTCGCGCGGTCGCAGGGGAGCATGATCCTGTCGGCGGCGTTCGACAGCAGGACGAACGACGTGGAGAGCTCGGTGGCGGCACGCGGCGACCTCTGGCGCGCGGAGGCGTCGCACACCAGCAGCAGCagacgcggcgacggcggcgcagcGCCGCTGTTCCTGGTGCAGCTCGGGCCGTTGCTCTTCCTCCGCGACACGACGCTCCTGTTCCCGGTACACCTTTCGAAGCGGCACCTCGTCTGGTACGGCTTCGAGCGCAAGGTAAACTGCTGACAAACAATACTTCCTGCGTCAAGAATTCCAttgaatttgcaaaaaaaaaaatgtcgaGAAAAGAATTTCAGTTTGCAAATGTATATATCCAGTACCAGAAGGCCTCAATTCGAACCCAGTGAATATTATTCGCGGTTGCAAACTGTTTCACGTGAAATTTCTGCTGAAATCCGTGGAAGTCTATATATATTCACTACTCCCTAGCTTACATCACTCGTGCTTGTGCAGAACGGAGTGCATTCCGTGTGCCCGGCTTACTGGTCAGCTCAACGGAAATGGTTCTTCATGTCCATGATCTGTCTCAACCCAGTTGCTTGCGTAAGTTCGAACAGTGTTCTGAATTTTCTGTCCAGAATTCTAGATGAACGTTTAATCTACACTGTCTGTGCTTTAAATTCTCTCTTCAAAAACAATTGAGCAGTCGTTCATGGACATGCAATTACCAAACGGGCAACTGAGATATGTAGCCGGCGACGGGTTCACGGCGCGCGGCTTCATCCCAATCAGCGACGGCGGCATTCTCCAGGCCCACGGAAAATTCCCAGGAGAGAAGAGAGTTAGTTTCTCCTACAAGGTTAGCAACCTATCTGATTTGTCAAATGCATCTGCATTTTCAGCACACATCACAGCAGAAACTCCATCACTGATTCGCTGTGAATTTAATTATGGGATCTTGTACTTTCTTGGACTCAAGAGATGATCTCAGCCTATGCTCTGCAGAACCGGAGCGGAGGCAGCATCACTCCAACGGTCCAGTGGCCCGACAAGTCCCTCTCGTTGGGGCTAGTCCAGGTGCTCTCCTGGAAGAGGTGTGGCCTCATGCTGCAGCCAGCACTGCAGTTGAGGCAAGTTCACTTGCAAAAACTCTGTTTCTTGCCATATCCCTCGTCCACAATGGTTGCCAAATTTGTTAATCCATCGGGCTCAAATAATTGATGCAACTTGGAAATACAATTATATTAGATATAGTATATGGATGTGTCAGTTAATTTGTACTCACTAGACATAGTatccggagggagtagttctttttTCAACTCTGATGAATTGCTCCATTTGTACTCGCAATTAATGGGGCTTGTCCATGATGACTGTAATGTTGGTGAACTTGACTAGGGATCTAAACTAATTCTCATGGTTTTCTGATGAGCAGCATGTGCCCTACATTCGGTGGGAGCCGCCCCGGATTGTCCATGGAGTTGGACCACTCAGTGAGCGAAAATGCTAGCGTTGCTTGTGGCTACTCTCGAACTACTTCCCCTTCCGCCTATGCTTCCGTATCGGTTAGTCTCCGCTTGATCTGTGGTCCGTGCATTTCCAAGTTGTGGAAGTATTTTTCTCGATTGCCCAATGGGTAAACTGGTCGATAAGTGCACCGAATTTTGTGTCAATGGTTTAATTCTTATTTTGATATCAACATATCGTGACTAATGCATTTTTTATATCTCGATCATGTGTACAGATCGGAAGATCAAAGCTGAATAGCGGTGCGGTAAGCTCAGGGTTAGTGTTCAGAGTAGACGCCCCTCTCCATGGTTTTGGTCGGCCATGGTTCTCGATTCAGATGAACAGTGGGCTCGAGTTCTGAAACTCAGATTGATTGGTGGGTGGCTCAAATTTAtcgcaaaagagaaatacatacggCTTTGCGAGTTGAAACACATCTACATGCAATGTTAATTTTGTACATATGGATGACAAGGACTGTGTCATTGAGAATATACATGTTACAGATCATATGATCTGCCCGAATTGAGGGAAACAACATTTCAAACATGGTCAAATTTCTTCTTCTAATAGATACTCGTACCAAGAATATGGTTCACCAAAAAGAAATTTATTTAGGGCACTAAACATTTGTGCAACTAATAAAAAATGTAGGATGCGTCTAGCTAGCCGAACTTTGTCTCCCACGTCCAATTGAGCCATTGGCCAAAACGGAAAGTCCATTCCTACAAGAAGCCCCGGGACAAAAAGACCAAGGCTTAATCCGTCGGATGGTCACCTATCCGGTCTATGAAACCATGAACGGCTAATTAGCAGACTAATTATGATTAGTTAGGTTTGTTATCTTTTGAGTTTTGATAAATGACCCTTCCCCCTCTAGCGATCTCTCTGTTTAAGACTCATGTTTCTAAATACTACTCCGTTTGTTTTTAATTATAACAAGTTTTGGTAGCTTAGAGCCTAAGATGAACTGTCATAACTTTTTATATTTAGGAACAAATGTAGTAGTTGGGACTTGGGAACTTGTTCACAAAATTACAAGTTGAATCAGTTGGGCTAAGTTTTGTGAGGCTATATGCATCTTTTCGCTGTGGAGGCTAGAGGTTCAGTTTATAAGGAGCCATCTTCCTTATAAACATCTTCCTTATGTAACTcagtatgcatcaattgatgcaggctGGGGTCCTCCCCTTATCGAAAAAAGTTTATAAGGAGCCATCTTCCTTGACTGCATCAACATGCTACTTTGCATTTTGATTGTTATAttgttgggatttctattttcgtcccccccggttcgttagttgtactcagttttccccagtcccttagtttttcctcagttttcccctcctctagtttgaaacacgcacaagtgttggaacggccggtagccgtcaggtcagaggccttgaccgttagtctgaccgggtggggccgcacaggggcagctcctccctgaccgtctcgtgctgacgggtagggtcaggagacacgtcggagcagccatccatctatcgttgacgtgtgggccgttttatttcatgattttatacgcggtgctgccaatgacaaatggggccgctctatagggctgccgcagccaatgaccagtggggtcgtctatttatttagagaaactcatatattgccgctctgtggggcctccgcagccaatgaccagtggggtcgtctatttttcaggaaaagacatatattgccgctctgtggggctgccgcagccaatgaccggtggggtcgtctatttattttagagaaaatcatatattgccgctctgtggggcctccgcagccaatgaccggtggggtcgtctatttttcagaaaagacacatattgccgctccgtggggctaccgcggccaatgaccgatggggtcgtctatttatttagagagaaaaaatcatatattgccgctccgtggggcctgcgcagccaatgaccggtggggtcgtctatttttcaggaaaactcacatattgccgctccgatatatgtctttagagaatatcatagagagaagcaacaagttcgctaattaattattcttaagctagaccggagaaccggccggcagctcgttccccaccgtcgaacggagcagccatcgccggcgcctcgtcgcgccgccggctccgtccccggcggcgtcggacgaactgcggcgctgcacgtcaaccacggctccagcacttgtttcgtccgcacgcattgtacccaccgcaggaaagtccgccgcaagcgcatccgccgcccacgacgaccgggatttgttccgcgcaccaattggtatagcttggtaagacctccgctctgcctcccccgccccctaatcgattcggttcccgtaatttattggagtttgcaggtacgaaatagtcctcaatgtccggtcgtagcgggtacaccggcgagggtggggattcgatcatgtcgtggccacgttctacttctcctacctcgtcggaagtgcgggtatctagcttcagctctacgtactaccgttgaatttgaagttccgccatggcctcgttggagtgatttcggttgttcttttttccattattgttacgattagccaggcaagccgatgatccatggtacattgcataccaagatgaatcaacccagtggtgtagccagaggatgaatttggaggagaaggtggccaatttaggtgatgaattggcccgtaaaaaacctgatgatattcgagctgaagcgtattgtggaggaagaaaagaagaatttagagcttattcgcaaggagaagttgagagttgagacagatcttgccgtatttgatcaagtggtagaaaatctagaacatgaacttaaagtgatgggagaggagaaaagtagattcatccgtgcagttttattaggtgtcatccctgtcctagcggttatgtggttctggtagacgatttagtatagaattgttattcgagtagatggctctaaccactcgtattttgttgtggctctaagcactgtattttggtgtacaatttcctacttgtgctaagtaatgcgcacgatatttttagcatgcatgaacattttataaaagtgaagggatcccaaaagtgaaagcatgtaccagcctccggatcaaatacatatcaatatctttccaatcaagttgggat contains the following coding sequences:
- the LOC124685077 gene encoding uncharacterized protein LOC124685077, with amino-acid sequence MAAADDLARRIAAFFPLPRPPQKQQLSEVAAAVLSAGGRLGRAVGDVFRRLRIDDSLDIAFGQRTRRISGAGSADDARSKGGLTAGASPDHPATSGRFARSQGSMILSAAFDSRTNDVESSVAARGDLWRAEASHTSSSRRGDGGAAPLFLVQLGPLLFLRDTTLLFPVHLSKRHLVWYGFERKNGVHSVCPAYWSAQRKWFFMSMICLNPVACSFMDMQLPNGQLRYVAGDGFTARGFIPISDGGILQAHGKFPGEKRVSFSYKNRSGGSITPTVQWPDKSLSLGLVQVLSWKRCGLMLQPALQLSMCPTFGGSRPGLSMELDHSVSENASVACGYSRTTSPSAYASVSIGRSKLNSGAVSSGLVFRVDAPLHGFGRPWFSIQMNSGLEF